In the Acidobacteriota bacterium genome, GGGCTTGGTGGTCTGCAACGCGGGCTGCTGGCCGTCCATCACCGCGGAGAGAGCGGCGACGACGTAATTCTCCGCGCCCTCGATGTCCGCCTGGTCGGTGGTGGGCTTGTCGTCGATGGCACCGTTGTAAACCAGGTTGCCGTCGGGGTCGATGATGTACATGTGGGGAGTGGTGCGGGCGCCGTACATCTTGCCCACTTCGCCCTCGGGATCGAGGAGAACGGCGGTGGGAGCGGCGTCATGTTCCGCCGTCAGCTCGGCGGCCTCCGCCGGGGAGCTATGCCCTTGCTTGCCGGGGGCGGAGGAATTGATCGACAGCCACACCACGTCCTCACCGGTGTAGCGCTTCTGCAGAGCCTGCATATTGCCGCTGTCATAGTGCTTCTGCACGAAGGGGCACCCGTAGTTCAGCCATTCGAGCACCACCACCTTGCCGCGGAACTCGGACAGGCTGTGGGTCGCGCCGTCGGCGCTGGGCAGGGTGAAGTCGGGGGCGGCCTGATTGACCTGGACGGCGGCGGTGGCGGGAATCGGCAGAACGACGGCGACCATCGCCGCGAGGAAAAGCGTGAACAAGAGATGTCTCATTTCGCTGAGTCTCCTTGGAGTCTTGTTGAGGTTCAAGAGGTCTGCGACCGGCGGTCGCTGGA is a window encoding:
- a CDS encoding thioredoxin family protein: MRHLLFTLFLAAMVAVVLPIPATAAVQVNQAAPDFTLPSADGATHSLSEFRGKVVVLEWLNYGCPFVQKHYDSGNMQALQKRYTGEDVVWLSINSSAPGKQGHSSPAEAAELTAEHDAAPTAVLLDPEGEVGKMYGARTTPHMYIIDPDGNLVYNGAIDDKPTTDQADIEGAENYVVAALSAVMDGQQPALQTTKPYGCSVKY